A genomic segment from Amphiura filiformis chromosome 10, Afil_fr2py, whole genome shotgun sequence encodes:
- the LOC140162906 gene encoding methylthioribose kinase-like, which yields MLSMLNDQIFTYPFLPYHKTNRYSDEVKVQLPRIHGDQILQKNASKMRAKHTDMKQCLVHGDFHTGSIMVKHDLAKVIDAEFAYIGPAAFDVGVLLASYIFACYSHKLYPTEVSSDFYKNLEDATKATLSIYLKDLNDYMTTDEIKSTVSDIAGFTGCYIFGRTIGMSHVEDLEGRPLAELKCVHIGIQLLQRCTEITNEQQLLDCMFKS from the exons ATGCTGAGCATGCTAAACGATCAAATTTTTACCTATCCATTTCTTCCGTATCATAAAACCAATCGATATTCAGATGAAGTGAAAGTACAATTACCTCGCATCCATGGTGATCAAATTCTTCAAAAAAATGCGTCCAAGATGAGGGCCAAGCATACTGACATGAAACAATGTCTTGTACACGGTGATTTCCATACTGGGTCTATCATGGTGAAACATGACTTAGCCAAG GTAATTGATGCGGAATTTGCTTACATAGGACCGGCAGCTTTTGATGTTGGAGTACTTCTGGCAAGCTACATCTTCGCTTGTTATTCTCATAAGCTTTATCCGACAGAAGTATCGTCAGACTTTTACAAGAATCTTGAGGACGCCACGAAAGCTACAC TATCTATCTATCTGAAAGACTTAAATGACTATATGACAACAGATGAAATCAAGTCTACAGTATCAGACATAGCAGGCTTTACAGGTTGTTACATATTCGGACG gacAATTGGGATGTCTCATGTTGAGGATCTGGAAGGACGCCCTCTAGCAGAGCTGAAATGTGTGCATATAGGAATCCAATTGTTGCAGCGGTGCACGGAAATAACCAATGAACAACAACTATTAGACTGTATGTTCAAATCCTGA
- the LOC140162907 gene encoding uncharacterized protein, producing the protein MKLLKPFRCTFCGLNHYSLDKLKIHVSRHLVKYARAHRCVFCQKVLSKYSRMDRQVKNHGKLSDKCNNCLQVLSNDLQMAPDKRRYTCSISGIKDKAYSYHSEYKYFSQGRTYQCEYCHKCFAGNWPLEIHIRTHTKEKPYPCEYCQKRFPRKGSLNIHIRSIHTKEKPYQCEYCQKCFVIRSDLKRHIRSHTKEKPYKCEHCQKCFVDKYQLKSHVRTHTKEKPYRCEYCQKCFTQSGGLSHHIRSIHTKEKPYQCEYCQKCFVNKYQLKSHVRTHTKEKPYRCEYCQKCFTQSSGLTTHIRTNHTKEKPYKCEYCQKCFSQKSSLTTHIRTVHTKEKPYQCEYCQKYFVTKSQLKTHVRTHTKEKPYRCEYCQKCFTQKGSLNTHIRTIHNL; encoded by the coding sequence ATGAAACTTTTGAAACCATTTCGTTGCACATTTTGTGGATTGAACCATTATTCTTTGGATAAATTGAAAATCCATGTTAGCAGACATCTAGTTAAATATGCACGGGCTCATAGGTGTGTGTTTTGTCAGAAAGTCTTGTCAAAATATAGTAGGATGGACAGACAAGTGAAAAACCACGGGAAACTATCGGACAAATGTAACAATTGTTTGCAAGTTTTGTCAAATGATTTGCAAATGGCCCCAGACAAACGTAGGTACACTTGCAGCATAAGTGGCATCAAAGACAAGGCCTATAGCTATCACTCTGAGTACAAGTATTTTTCCCAGGGCAGaacatatcagtgtgagtattgccataAATGCTTTGCAGGTAATTGGCCTCTAGAAATTCACATTCGAacacacaccaaagaaaaaccatatccGTGCGAGTACTGCCAGAAGCGTTTTCCTCGGAAAGGGAGTCTGAATATCCACATCAGAagtattcacaccaaagagaaaccctatcagtgtgaatactgtcagaaatgctttgtaaTTAGATCTGACCTAAAAAGGCACATTCgaagtcacaccaaagagaaaccatataagTGTGAGCACTGCCAGAAATGCTTTGTAGATAAATATCAATTAAAAAGTCACGttcgaactcacaccaaagagaaaccatatcggtGCGAGTACTGTCAGAAGTGTTTTACTCAGAGTGGTGGTCTAAGCCATCACATCAGAagtattcacaccaaagagaaaccatatcagtgtgagtactgccagaaATGCTTTGTAAATAAATATCAATTAAAAAGTCACGttcgaactcacaccaaagagaaaccatatcggtGCGAGTACTGTCAGAAGTGTTTTACTCAGAGTAGTGGTCTTACAACCCACATTCGAACTaatcacaccaaagagaaaccatataagTGCGAGTACTGCCAGAAGTGTTTTTCTCAGAAAAGTAGTCTTACAACGCACATCCGAACtgttcacactaaagagaaaccatatcagtgtgagtactgtcagaaatactTTGTAACTAAATCTCAACTAAAAACACACGttcgaactcacaccaaagagaaaccatatcggtGCGAATACTGCCAGAAGTGTTTTACTCAGAAAGGTAGTCTGAATACCCACATCAGAACTATTCACAACTTATGA